In Deinococcus depolymerans, the following are encoded in one genomic region:
- a CDS encoding acyl-CoA dehydrogenase family protein: protein MDTSNVDAQALLAGLDLDALARLNRRLDLGALVKAAAGMSDAQLRGLTRLMSAAPGKTPSLPTPDADFFGQMDTLTQAQRDFAGEVRGFMHAHVAPVMNEYWNRDEFPRHLIPELKKHDFLRRIWNEDGSRTPDATVMEGLFTMEACKVDVSTAVFFGVHAGLAFASIALGGSDTQKAEWLPRMLDMDVIGAFGLTEPEGGSQVSQGMRTTCRRDGDSWTLRGQKKWIGNSPFSDFTVIWARDVDTQEVRGFIVRAGTPGYEVEKIQGKTALRIVENGLITLSDCRVPDTDRLQNVQGWRTTAEVLKLTRAGVAWQGVGCAMGAYELALAYAQTREQFGKRIGEFQLIQNHLVHMLGNVTSLFSLCLRLSHMADAGHMRDEHAALAKVVTAARCRETVALARETFGGNGILLEYGVAKHFADTEAIYSYEGTNEINTLVVGRAITGLSAFV, encoded by the coding sequence ATGGACACCTCCAACGTGGACGCCCAGGCGCTGCTGGCCGGGCTGGACCTCGACGCGCTCGCCCGCCTGAACCGACGACTCGACCTGGGCGCCCTCGTGAAGGCCGCCGCCGGCATGAGCGACGCGCAGCTCAGGGGCCTGACCCGCCTGATGAGCGCCGCGCCCGGGAAGACCCCCAGCCTGCCCACCCCGGACGCCGACTTCTTCGGGCAGATGGACACCCTGACCCAGGCGCAGCGTGACTTCGCCGGCGAGGTCCGGGGCTTCATGCACGCGCACGTCGCGCCGGTCATGAACGAGTACTGGAACCGCGACGAGTTCCCCCGCCACCTGATCCCGGAACTGAAGAAACACGACTTCCTGCGCCGCATCTGGAACGAGGACGGCAGCCGCACCCCCGACGCGACCGTCATGGAGGGCCTGTTCACCATGGAGGCCTGCAAGGTGGACGTGAGCACCGCCGTGTTCTTCGGCGTTCACGCCGGACTGGCCTTCGCGTCCATCGCGCTGGGCGGCAGCGACACGCAGAAGGCCGAGTGGCTGCCCAGGATGCTCGACATGGACGTCATCGGCGCGTTCGGCCTGACCGAACCCGAGGGCGGCTCGCAGGTCAGCCAGGGCATGCGCACCACCTGCAGACGAGACGGTGACAGTTGGACCCTGCGCGGCCAGAAGAAATGGATCGGGAACAGCCCCTTCAGCGACTTCACGGTCATCTGGGCCCGCGACGTGGACACCCAGGAGGTGCGCGGCTTCATCGTCCGCGCCGGCACGCCCGGCTACGAGGTCGAGAAGATCCAGGGCAAGACCGCGCTGCGGATCGTCGAGAACGGCCTGATCACCCTGAGCGACTGCCGCGTCCCCGACACCGACCGCCTGCAGAACGTGCAGGGCTGGCGCACCACCGCCGAGGTCCTGAAACTCACCCGCGCCGGTGTCGCGTGGCAGGGCGTCGGGTGCGCCATGGGCGCCTACGAACTGGCCCTCGCGTACGCCCAGACCCGCGAACAGTTCGGCAAGCGCATCGGGGAATTCCAGCTGATCCAGAACCACCTCGTGCACATGCTGGGCAACGTCACCAGCCTGTTCAGCCTGTGCCTGCGCCTGAGCCACATGGCCGACGCGGGCCACATGCGCGACGAGCACGCCGCCCTCGCCAAGGTCGTCACCGCCGCCCGCTGCCGCGAGACGGTCGCCCTGGCCCGCGAGACCTTCGGCGGGAACGGCATCCTGCTCGAGTACGGCGTCGCCAAGCACTTCGCGGACACCGAGGCCATCTACTCCTACGAGGGCACCAACGAGATCAACACCCTGGTCGTCGGGCGGGCCATCACCGGCCTCAGCGCCTTCGTGTAA
- a CDS encoding alpha/beta fold hydrolase encodes MSTEPAQTPPAPARSRRRPRLSPRVRAWVIAGVSLLGGYLISTARQAVVRPPLIVGQDAVPPSGQDTARVTLENVGGPVIDIRPAQGEADTLLVFYPGGLVRPQAYEWLGRALAARGVQTVIPAFPLDLAVTGIGRADGLIAQYGQGRRVVIAGHSLGGAMAAQYAASHAGKLAGLILMAAYPAGNVSLKDQTLPVLSLLAERDGVAAPDDVRGGLDRLPEGTTLTVIPGAVHSFFGRYGPQKGDGLPTVTHAQAEEEILNAVQAFLTTLK; translated from the coding sequence GTGAGCACCGAACCTGCCCAGACCCCCCCGGCCCCTGCCCGCTCCCGGCGCCGCCCGCGCCTCTCGCCGCGCGTGCGGGCGTGGGTGATCGCGGGCGTCTCGTTGCTGGGCGGGTACCTGATCTCGACGGCGCGGCAGGCGGTCGTGCGGCCCCCGCTGATCGTCGGGCAGGACGCCGTTCCCCCGTCCGGCCAGGACACGGCGCGCGTGACGCTGGAGAACGTGGGCGGCCCCGTCATCGACATCCGGCCCGCGCAGGGCGAGGCGGACACGCTGCTGGTGTTCTACCCCGGCGGACTGGTGCGCCCGCAGGCGTACGAGTGGCTGGGCCGCGCGCTGGCCGCCCGTGGCGTGCAGACGGTCATCCCGGCCTTCCCGCTGGACCTCGCCGTGACCGGAATAGGGCGTGCGGACGGATTGATCGCGCAGTACGGCCAGGGCAGGCGCGTGGTGATCGCCGGGCACTCGCTGGGCGGCGCGATGGCCGCGCAGTACGCCGCGAGTCACGCGGGCAAGCTCGCGGGCCTGATCCTGATGGCCGCGTACCCCGCCGGGAACGTCAGCCTGAAAGACCAGACGCTGCCCGTGCTGTCACTGCTGGCCGAACGGGACGGGGTGGCCGCCCCCGACGACGTGCGCGGCGGCCTGGACCGCCTGCCCGAGGGTACGACCCTGACCGTCATTCCCGGCGCGGTCCACTCGTTCTTCGGGCGGTACGGCCCGCAGAAAGGCGACGGCCTGCCCACCGTCACGCACGCGCAGGCGGAAGAGGAGATCCTGAACGCCGTGCAGGCCTTCCTCACCACACTGAAATGA
- a CDS encoding excinuclease ABC subunit UvrA has product MNDLPSSSRDGSPRDDRPRDGFVQVRGAREHNLKNVDVDLPRGALVVFTGVSGSGKSSLAFGTLYAEAQRRYLDSVSPYARRLFNQLGTPDVDRIDGLPPAVALQQGRGVTSARSSVGSLTTLNNVLRLLYSRAGDYPAGQGIIYAEGFSPNTPEGACPECHGLGRVFAVTEESMVPDPSLTIRERAVAAWPTAWAGQNQRDILVTLGYDVDTPWRDLPREARDWILFTDEQPQVPVYPGLTPEETRRAVKRRAEPSYLGTFTSARRHVLHTFANSGSESMKRRAASFMVVRECPVCHGKRLTRAALGVTFAGLDIMDFSRLPLRRAAELLAPAAAGQTDRLDGPPRPPEEALALTRLAADLCARVDVLERLGLGYLTLERGTPTLSPGELQRLRLATQLYSNLFGVVYVLDEPSAGLHPADTEALLGALDRLKAGGNSLFVVEHEPGVIRHADWIVDVGPHAGQRGGQVLYSGPPAGLRDVPDSLTARHLFGPPAPLPEVRRDPTGWLDLRGVTRNNLRGVDVRLPLGVLTAVTGVSGSGKSSLITQALTDLLGAHLGREVAPVEAGADPADLLTADDAPAPTQGSLGGDVGRVRRLVQVTQAPIGRTPRSNLATYTGLFDHVRRLFAATPLARERRYSAGRFSFNVKGGRCEHCQGEGFVTVELLFLPSVYAPCPVCHGTRFNAATLEVSWQGLNIAQVLDLTVDAAAPVFAEEAPVHRALSTLQEVGLGYLRLGQPATELSGGEAQRVKLAAELQKAVRGHTVYLLDEPTTGLHPSDVERLHAQLSRLVDAGHTVMVVEHDLGVIAASDWVVDLGPGAGEGGGQVVAQGTPEQVARASGSRTAPYLRRELAGHAQPTPT; this is encoded by the coding sequence ATGAACGACCTTCCATCCTCCTCCCGCGACGGCTCCCCGCGCGACGACCGGCCGCGCGACGGGTTCGTGCAGGTGCGCGGCGCGCGGGAACACAACCTGAAGAACGTGGATGTGGACCTGCCCAGAGGCGCGCTGGTGGTCTTCACGGGCGTGTCGGGTTCCGGGAAGTCCTCGCTGGCGTTCGGGACGCTGTACGCCGAGGCGCAGCGCCGCTACCTGGATTCCGTGTCGCCGTACGCGCGGCGGCTGTTCAATCAGCTGGGCACGCCGGACGTGGACCGCATCGACGGCCTGCCGCCCGCCGTGGCGTTGCAGCAGGGGAGGGGTGTCACGTCGGCGCGCAGCAGCGTGGGCAGCCTGACCACCCTGAACAACGTGCTGCGCCTGCTGTACTCCCGCGCGGGGGATTACCCGGCGGGGCAGGGCATCATCTACGCGGAGGGGTTCTCGCCGAACACGCCCGAGGGAGCCTGCCCGGAATGCCACGGGCTGGGCCGCGTGTTCGCCGTGACCGAGGAGAGCATGGTCCCGGACCCGTCCCTGACCATCCGCGAGCGGGCCGTGGCGGCGTGGCCGACCGCGTGGGCCGGGCAGAACCAGCGCGACATTCTGGTCACGCTGGGCTACGACGTGGACACCCCCTGGCGGGACCTGCCGCGCGAGGCCCGCGACTGGATCCTGTTCACGGACGAGCAGCCGCAGGTGCCGGTGTACCCGGGCCTGACGCCCGAGGAGACGCGCCGGGCCGTGAAACGCCGCGCCGAACCGTCGTACCTGGGCACGTTCACCTCGGCGCGGCGGCACGTGCTGCACACCTTCGCGAACAGTGGCAGCGAGAGCATGAAGCGCCGGGCGGCGTCGTTCATGGTGGTCCGCGAGTGCCCGGTCTGCCACGGCAAACGCCTGACCCGCGCGGCCCTGGGCGTGACGTTCGCGGGGCTGGACATCATGGACTTCTCGCGCCTGCCGCTGCGCCGCGCCGCCGAACTGCTCGCCCCGGCCGCTGCCGGGCAGACCGACCGCCTGGACGGCCCACCCCGCCCGCCCGAGGAGGCGCTGGCCCTGACCCGGCTGGCCGCCGACCTGTGCGCCCGCGTGGACGTGCTGGAACGCCTGGGCCTGGGCTACCTGACCCTGGAGCGCGGCACGCCCACCCTGTCGCCCGGCGAACTGCAACGCCTGCGCCTCGCCACGCAGCTGTACTCGAACCTGTTCGGGGTGGTGTACGTGCTGGACGAACCCTCCGCCGGGCTGCACCCCGCCGACACCGAGGCGCTGCTGGGCGCCCTGGACCGCCTGAAGGCCGGGGGGAACTCGCTGTTCGTGGTCGAGCACGAGCCGGGCGTGATCCGCCACGCCGACTGGATCGTGGACGTCGGCCCGCACGCCGGGCAGCGCGGCGGGCAGGTGCTGTACAGCGGCCCCCCGGCGGGCCTGCGGGACGTGCCGGACTCGCTGACCGCCCGGCACCTGTTCGGGCCGCCCGCCCCGCTGCCCGAGGTGCGCCGCGACCCGACCGGCTGGCTGGACCTGCGCGGCGTGACCCGCAACAACCTGCGCGGCGTGGACGTGCGCCTGCCGCTGGGCGTCCTGACGGCCGTGACGGGCGTCAGCGGGTCCGGGAAGTCCAGCCTGATCACCCAGGCCCTCACGGACCTGCTGGGCGCCCACCTGGGCCGCGAGGTCGCCCCGGTCGAGGCGGGTGCCGACCCGGCCGACCTGCTGACCGCCGACGACGCGCCCGCCCCCACGCAGGGCAGCCTGGGCGGCGACGTGGGGCGCGTGAGGCGGCTGGTGCAGGTCACGCAGGCACCCATCGGGCGCACGCCCCGCAGCAACCTCGCCACGTACACCGGCCTGTTCGACCACGTCCGCCGCCTGTTCGCCGCGACGCCCCTGGCACGGGAGCGCCGCTACAGCGCGGGCCGCTTCTCGTTCAACGTGAAGGGCGGCCGCTGCGAACACTGCCAGGGCGAGGGCTTCGTGACCGTGGAACTGCTGTTCCTGCCGTCCGTGTACGCGCCCTGCCCCGTGTGCCACGGCACCCGCTTCAACGCCGCCACGCTGGAGGTCAGCTGGCAGGGCCTGAACATCGCACAGGTGCTGGACCTGACCGTGGACGCCGCCGCGCCGGTGTTCGCAGAAGAGGCCCCCGTCCACCGCGCCCTGAGCACCCTGCAGGAGGTCGGCCTGGGTTACCTGCGCCTCGGGCAGCCCGCCACGGAACTCTCGGGCGGCGAGGCGCAGCGCGTGAAACTGGCCGCCGAACTCCAGAAGGCCGTGCGCGGCCACACCGTGTACCTGCTGGACGAACCCACCACCGGCCTGCACCCCAGCGACGTGGAACGCCTGCACGCGCAACTGAGCCGCCTCGTGGACGCCGGGCACACCGTCATGGTCGTCGAGCACGACCTGGGCGTGATCGCCGCGAGCGACTGGGTCGTGGACCTCGGCCCCGGCGCGGGCGAAGGCGGCGGCCAGGTCGTGGCGCAGGGCACCCCCGAACAGGTCGCCAGGGCCAGCGGCAGCCGCACCGCGCCGTACCTGCGCCGCGAGCTGGCCGGACACGCCCAGCCCACCCCGACCTGA
- a CDS encoding MFS transporter small subunit — MTRSTPEPTEPLSPVIYLTWLVPGIPLVWGIWQTLIKVSQLFQ, encoded by the coding sequence ATGACCCGTTCCACCCCCGAACCCACCGAACCGCTCTCCCCCGTGATCTACCTGACGTGGCTGGTGCCCGGCATCCCCCTGGTGTGGGGCATCTGGCAGACGCTGATCAAGGTCTCGCAGCTGTTCCAGTAA
- a CDS encoding L-lactate MFS transporter, producing MGFLDREHSVAGPSWTRWLVPPAALAVHLSIGQIYGYSVFNKPLSRLISGDLKAETGAPGDWSLFQVGLIFSVALFFLGASSAIFGKWVEREGPRKTMFASALLFCGGFFVAALGVKLHSLPLVIFGNGVLGGIGLGLGYISPVSTLIKWFPDRPGLATGMAIMGFGGGALIGSPLGTALMTRFAGDGTLGVGSAFLIMGAIYLIMMLFGAFLIRVPADGWKPAGWTPKPQAAGGMISSHNVLVDQAFRTPQFWLLFAVLFLNVTAGIGVLGQASVMIQEMFSDRVLGAGNGVTAAAAAGFVGLLSIFNMAGRFIWSSTSDRIGRKPTYMIFFALGAVLYFLIPMFGNMGSLALFVAGFCVIMSMYGGGFATIPAYLRDMFGTANVGAIHGRLLLAWSAAAIVGPSLVNGFRDSQIKAGIPAAQAYSTTMYIMAALLVVGFVANLMVRPVAEKFWAENRAPAPSHD from the coding sequence ATGGGATTTCTGGATCGTGAGCATTCTGTCGCCGGGCCCAGCTGGACACGCTGGCTGGTCCCGCCCGCCGCGCTGGCCGTGCACCTGAGCATCGGCCAGATCTACGGGTACTCGGTGTTCAACAAGCCCCTCTCCCGCCTGATCAGCGGCGACCTGAAAGCCGAGACCGGCGCGCCCGGCGACTGGTCCCTGTTCCAGGTGGGCCTGATCTTCAGCGTCGCCCTGTTCTTCCTGGGGGCCAGCAGCGCCATCTTCGGCAAGTGGGTGGAACGCGAGGGGCCCCGCAAGACCATGTTCGCCAGCGCCCTGCTGTTCTGCGGCGGGTTCTTCGTCGCGGCGCTCGGCGTGAAGCTGCACTCCCTGCCGCTCGTGATCTTCGGGAACGGCGTGCTGGGCGGCATCGGGCTGGGCCTGGGGTACATCAGCCCGGTCAGCACGCTGATCAAGTGGTTCCCGGACCGCCCCGGACTGGCGACCGGCATGGCCATCATGGGCTTCGGCGGCGGCGCCCTGATCGGCAGTCCGCTGGGCACGGCGCTCATGACCCGCTTCGCCGGGGACGGCACGCTGGGCGTCGGCTCGGCCTTCCTGATCATGGGTGCCATCTACCTGATCATGATGCTGTTCGGCGCGTTCCTGATCCGCGTGCCCGCCGACGGCTGGAAACCGGCCGGGTGGACCCCGAAACCGCAGGCGGCGGGCGGCATGATCTCCTCTCACAACGTACTGGTCGATCAGGCGTTCCGCACGCCGCAGTTCTGGCTGCTGTTCGCCGTGCTGTTCCTGAACGTCACCGCCGGCATCGGGGTGCTCGGGCAGGCCAGCGTGATGATCCAGGAGATGTTCAGCGACCGTGTGCTGGGCGCCGGGAACGGCGTGACGGCCGCCGCTGCCGCCGGCTTCGTGGGCCTGCTGAGCATCTTCAACATGGCCGGGCGCTTCATCTGGTCGTCCACCAGCGACCGCATCGGGCGCAAGCCCACGTACATGATCTTCTTCGCGCTGGGCGCCGTGCTGTACTTCCTGATTCCCATGTTCGGCAACATGGGCAGCCTGGCGCTGTTCGTGGCGGGCTTCTGCGTGATCATGAGCATGTACGGCGGCGGATTCGCCACCATTCCCGCGTACCTGCGGGACATGTTCGGGACCGCGAACGTCGGCGCGATCCACGGCCGCCTGCTGCTCGCCTGGAGTGCCGCCGCGATCGTCGGCCCCAGCCTCGTGAACGGCTTCCGCGACAGTCAGATCAAGGCCGGGATTCCCGCCGCGCAGGCGTACAGCACCACCATGTACATCATGGCCGCGCTGCTGGTCGTGGGGTTTGTGGCCAACCTGATGGTCCGCCCGGTCGCCGAGAAGTTCTGGGCCGAGAACCGCGCACCCGCCCCCAGCCACGACTGA
- a CDS encoding formate dehydrogenase accessory sulfurtransferase FdhD encodes MRLPVTLFRDGVGTERPDTVAVEEPLELRLHAPGGPLPLGVLMRTPGHDRELLLGWLVSEGLLPAAFTLDPDPENANVWHLRTPEHARLAAGARLAVSSSACGVCGSGSVERLAVRASAPLWTAGPLPAPFLAGLPERLRAAQPGFAATGGLHGAALFTATGECLVTREDVGRHNAVDKVVGWAQAHATLPLTDHLLVVSSRAGFEIVQKAVTAGIGVVVAVGAATSLAVETAQVFGVTLCGFVRGDRLNVYAGCERLRS; translated from the coding sequence GTGCGCCTCCCCGTCACCCTGTTCCGGGACGGTGTCGGGACGGAACGGCCGGACACGGTGGCGGTCGAGGAGCCGCTGGAACTGCGCCTGCACGCGCCCGGCGGCCCGCTGCCGCTGGGCGTGCTGATGCGCACGCCCGGGCACGACCGCGAACTGCTGCTGGGCTGGCTGGTCTCCGAGGGCCTGCTGCCGGCGGCGTTCACGCTGGACCCGGACCCGGAGAACGCGAACGTGTGGCACCTGCGCACGCCGGAGCACGCGCGGCTGGCGGCGGGCGCACGGCTGGCCGTGTCGTCGAGCGCCTGCGGGGTGTGCGGGTCCGGGAGCGTGGAGCGGCTGGCGGTGCGCGCCTCGGCCCCGCTCTGGACGGCTGGCCCCCTGCCGGCGCCTTTCCTGGCGGGCCTGCCCGAGAGGTTGCGGGCGGCGCAGCCGGGGTTCGCGGCGACCGGGGGTCTGCACGGCGCGGCGCTGTTCACGGCGACGGGCGAGTGCCTCGTGACCCGTGAGGACGTGGGGCGGCACAACGCGGTGGACAAGGTCGTGGGCTGGGCGCAGGCACACGCGACCCTCCCGCTGACCGATCACCTGCTGGTCGTGTCGAGCCGCGCGGGGTTCGAGATCGTGCAGAAGGCCGTCACGGCCGGGATCGGCGTGGTCGTGGCGGTGGGCGCGGCCACCAGTCTGGCCGTGGAGACCGCGCAGGTGTTCGGGGTGACGCTGTGTGGTTTCGTGCGCGGGGACCGCCTGAACGTCTATGCGGGCTGCGAGCGGCTGCGGTCCTGA
- a CDS encoding DUF1641 domain-containing protein: MAKPLEFTPRTPTPQEKLQAEVGDSTDALLEGLYLLRQLHEHGVLDVLGKTVRGGEGLIASLLHITGGESGTTLLRNATELGKTLAALDPREVSVLGHAVTTGVSEGARHVAQGRGVGLGELMGLLRDRDVQVALGAIFAVLKGAGRALREANGDVARTANQAEVGR; this comes from the coding sequence ATGGCGAAACCACTAGAATTCACGCCCCGCACCCCCACGCCGCAGGAGAAACTGCAGGCCGAGGTCGGGGATTCCACCGACGCGCTGCTCGAGGGTCTGTACCTGCTGCGGCAGCTGCACGAACACGGCGTGCTGGACGTGCTGGGCAAGACCGTGCGGGGCGGCGAGGGCCTGATCGCGTCGCTGCTGCACATCACGGGCGGCGAGAGCGGCACGACCCTGCTGCGCAACGCCACCGAACTGGGCAAGACGCTGGCGGCGCTGGACCCGCGTGAGGTCAGCGTGCTGGGGCACGCGGTCACGACCGGGGTGAGTGAGGGCGCGCGGCACGTCGCGCAGGGCCGGGGCGTGGGCCTGGGCGAACTGATGGGCCTGCTGCGGGACCGGGACGTGCAGGTGGCGCTCGGCGCGATCTTCGCGGTGCTCAAGGGCGCGGGGCGGGCACTGCGCGAGGCGAACGGCGACGTGGCGAGGACCGCGAATCAGGCCGAGGTGGGCCGCTGA